One genomic window of Acidovorax radicis includes the following:
- a CDS encoding PepSY domain-containing protein, with protein sequence MKLQPEQAVKALFIGHSEFARDNACMFWMTHRAFAGRHNLRGVAAAWVVSVFALAALPASASGKDDHEQARQAVQAGQVLPLPAVLERLQREVPGQVLEVELEQKQSGWIYEIKLLTPAGQLTKVKLDARTAEVLRIKPRDDHHPARENR encoded by the coding sequence TTGAAACTGCAGCCTGAACAGGCCGTGAAAGCGCTGTTCATCGGCCATTCAGAATTTGCGCGGGACAATGCCTGCATGTTCTGGATGACCCACCGTGCGTTTGCAGGCCGCCACAATTTGCGTGGCGTGGCGGCCGCATGGGTCGTGAGCGTCTTCGCGCTGGCTGCACTGCCCGCCTCGGCCAGCGGCAAGGACGATCACGAACAGGCCCGGCAGGCCGTGCAGGCGGGCCAGGTCCTGCCATTGCCCGCGGTGCTGGAGCGCCTTCAACGCGAGGTGCCGGGCCAGGTGCTTGAAGTGGAGCTGGAGCAAAAGCAAAGTGGCTGGATCTATGAGATCAAGCTGCTGACCCCTGCGGGGCAGTTGACCAAGGTCAAGCTCGATGCACGCACGGCCGAGGTGCTGCGCATCAAACCGCGCGACGATCACCACCCGGCCCGCGAAAATCGGTAA
- a CDS encoding DUF1924 domain-containing protein gives MTRTRPLALAALCAWASASTYSQAADTTAAQQLAHWSAQAGSPGNVDKGKLLFTTRHGSEWSCASCHGTPPTGQGKHASTGKLIAPLAPAFNPKAFTDTAKVDKWFRRNCNDVLSRECTAIEKADVLAYLNALKP, from the coding sequence ATGACCAGAACTCGTCCCTTGGCCCTCGCTGCACTGTGCGCCTGGGCATCCGCCAGTACCTACAGCCAGGCGGCGGACACGACTGCCGCCCAGCAGCTCGCGCACTGGAGCGCGCAGGCGGGCAGCCCGGGCAATGTCGACAAAGGCAAGCTGCTTTTCACTACCCGCCATGGCAGCGAATGGTCGTGTGCCTCATGCCACGGCACGCCCCCCACCGGCCAAGGCAAACACGCCAGCACCGGCAAATTGATAGCCCCCTTGGCCCCCGCCTTCAACCCCAAGGCCTTCACCGACACCGCCAAGGTCGACAAATGGTTTCGTCGCAACTGCAACGACGTGCTGAGCCGTGAATGCACAGCGATCGAAAAGGCCGATGTGCTGGCCTACCTGAACGCCCTCAAGCCTTGA
- a CDS encoding diheme cytochrome c, translated as MKKPAPIRPAAMAAALCILALQMLPSAHADSGRAMPRNVPSAYTQECAACHTAYPPGLLPAASWNRVMAGLDKHYGTDASLDATTVRQLNQWLQAHAGTYKRVNEEPPEDRITHSAWFEHKHRKIEPATWKLASVKSAANCAACHTGADRGEFDEHDLRMPAGLNARSRRAWND; from the coding sequence ATGAAAAAACCTGCCCCTATTCGCCCCGCCGCCATGGCCGCGGCCCTGTGCATATTGGCCCTGCAGATGCTCCCCAGCGCCCATGCAGACAGCGGGCGCGCCATGCCCCGCAACGTGCCCAGCGCCTATACGCAAGAGTGTGCCGCCTGCCATACCGCCTACCCACCCGGTCTGCTGCCCGCAGCGTCGTGGAACCGCGTCATGGCGGGTCTCGACAAGCACTACGGTACCGACGCATCGCTGGACGCCACCACCGTGCGCCAGCTCAACCAATGGCTGCAAGCTCACGCGGGCACCTACAAGCGGGTGAACGAGGAGCCGCCCGAGGACCGCATCACCCACTCGGCCTGGTTTGAGCACAAGCACCGAAAGATCGAACCCGCCACCTGGAAGCTCGCCAGCGTGAAAAGCGCCGCCAACTGCGCGGCCTGCCACACAGGCGCAGACCGGGGGGAGTTTGACGAACACGACCTGCGCATGCCTGCGGGGCTGAATGCCCGCTCGCGCCGCGCGTGGAACGACTGA
- a CDS encoding cytochrome b/b6 domain-containing protein: MPTNTPSIHPANATAQPAPAKTHTRRVTDAPTRMFHWLFALSFAGAYATADGEHWRLLHVTLGYTMAGLLAFRALYGLFGPRTSRLGLLWRKLAGAPAWLRTLPQARSLQQVNWRQSQNLLMTLAVLLLLALVVPITLSGYATYNDWGDALGGDWIEDVHEFFGEAMLFVVLAHLALIAGLSVLRRKNQALPMLTGRIDGTGPDLVPKNRTWLAALLLIAVLAFGAWEWQQSPNGLLASGLSSERNRHHDDD; this comes from the coding sequence ATGCCTACCAACACCCCTTCTATCCACCCCGCCAACGCCACCGCACAGCCAGCCCCCGCCAAAACACATACCCGCCGGGTCACGGATGCGCCCACGCGCATGTTCCACTGGCTGTTTGCGCTGAGCTTCGCGGGCGCCTATGCCACGGCCGATGGCGAACACTGGCGGCTGCTGCACGTCACGCTGGGCTACACCATGGCGGGCCTGCTCGCGTTTCGCGCGCTGTACGGCCTCTTTGGTCCGCGCACATCGCGCCTCGGCCTGCTGTGGCGCAAGCTGGCGGGGGCACCCGCCTGGCTGCGCACCCTGCCCCAGGCGCGCTCGCTGCAGCAAGTGAACTGGCGGCAGAGCCAGAACCTGCTGATGACACTGGCGGTGCTGTTGCTGCTGGCCCTGGTGGTGCCTATCACCCTCAGCGGCTATGCCACATACAACGACTGGGGCGATGCGCTCGGTGGCGACTGGATTGAAGACGTGCATGAGTTCTTTGGTGAAGCCATGCTGTTTGTCGTGCTGGCCCACCTCGCACTGATTGCCGGACTTAGCGTGCTGCGGCGCAAAAACCAGGCACTGCCCATGCTGACGGGCCGGATCGACGGCACCGGACCTGACTTGGTCCCCAAGAACCGCACCTGGCTGGCCGCCCTGCTGCTGATCGCTGTGCTGGCCTTTGGCGCCTGGGAGTGGCAACAGTCGCCCAATGGTCTGTTAGCCAGCGGCCTCTCCAGCGAGCGCAACCGACACCATGATGACGACTGA
- a CDS encoding rubredoxin: MKIYMCVVCGWIYDEAAGLPDDGIAPGTPWVDVPDSWRCPECNVGKADFVMCEV; the protein is encoded by the coding sequence ATGAAAATCTATATGTGTGTGGTTTGCGGCTGGATCTATGACGAAGCGGCTGGCTTGCCCGATGACGGCATCGCGCCGGGCACCCCGTGGGTGGATGTGCCCGACAGCTGGCGGTGCCCCGAGTGCAATGTGGGCAAAGCGGACTTTGTGATGTGCGAGGTGTGA
- a CDS encoding cation-translocating P-type ATPase, whose protein sequence is MPTTDSPTGLDPALAAQRLREEGPNELGISQRRTLRDMAWDVVTEPMFLLLLGAGAIYLAMGDAHEAMILLGFVVIIMAITVLQERRTDNALNALRDLSSPRALALRGGTMVRIAGRDVVREDLLMIAEGDRIPADGTLLQAHELATNESMLTGESEPVAKQMTDKVFAGTLVVSGQGQLLVAAVGRHTELGRIGQSLDTIALQASPLREEMARLTHRLVLIGLSLCALLVALLWALRGDGLQAVLAGITLAMGVLPQELPVIMIVFLALAARRLAAQQVLTRRLNAIETLGQTTVLCVDKTGTLTQNRMAVAALCIAGEELDVRDLPAKVAKTGGTALPESFHELLEYAVLASEIEPHDPMEQAFHRMAADHLVGTDHLHPAWSLAREYELSPQLLAMSHLWRDGTSAHDTVATKGAPEAVADLCHLPEAERAAVSAQAARLADRGLRVLGVAKARHRAQDTWPDIQHDFELEWLGLVALADPLRPEVPQAIAQCRQAGIRVVMITGDHPRTARAIAAQAGIAHDSVVTGDELAGLPPEVLADKVRQVSVFARIKPHQKLALVEALKAQGEVVAMTGDGVNDAPALKAAHIGIAMGQRGTDVAREAAALVLLHDDFAAIVQAIHRGRQTFANLRQAMVYTLAVHIPIVGLAVMPVLFGLPLVLAPLHIAFLELVIDPACSIVFEAEEGARNLMDQPPRKMDEPLLSRRHILLSLVQGSAVTIAVVGLYAWLLGNAAHAGVASTAAFVVLVTANAALILPSRSNQTRWRSLGTGLTPVSLWVLGGTLAALTAITTVPWLAEPFKFSPLSPMQWLAASAAGLALMVVFMANQRWFVTLQRQRKHIDMARH, encoded by the coding sequence ATGCCAACTACCGACTCCCCCACCGGCCTCGACCCGGCCCTGGCCGCCCAACGCCTGCGTGAAGAAGGCCCCAACGAGCTGGGTATCAGCCAGCGCCGCACGCTGCGCGACATGGCCTGGGACGTGGTCACCGAGCCCATGTTCCTGCTCCTGCTGGGTGCAGGTGCCATTTACCTCGCCATGGGCGACGCGCACGAGGCAATGATCCTGCTGGGCTTCGTGGTCATCATCATGGCGATCACGGTGCTGCAGGAGCGCCGCACCGACAACGCGCTGAACGCCTTGCGCGACCTCTCCAGCCCCCGTGCGCTGGCACTGCGGGGCGGCACCATGGTGCGCATTGCGGGCCGCGATGTGGTCCGCGAAGACCTGCTGATGATTGCCGAGGGCGACCGCATACCGGCCGACGGCACGCTGCTGCAGGCGCACGAACTGGCCACCAACGAGTCGATGCTGACGGGTGAATCCGAACCCGTGGCCAAGCAGATGACCGACAAGGTGTTCGCCGGTACGCTGGTGGTCAGCGGCCAGGGCCAGTTGCTGGTGGCGGCCGTGGGGCGCCACACCGAGCTGGGGCGCATCGGCCAATCGCTGGACACCATCGCGCTCCAGGCATCGCCGCTGCGTGAAGAAATGGCGCGGCTCACCCACCGGCTGGTGCTCATCGGCCTGTCGCTGTGCGCGCTGCTGGTGGCCTTGTTATGGGCCCTGCGCGGCGACGGGTTGCAGGCCGTGCTGGCGGGCATCACGCTGGCCATGGGGGTTCTGCCCCAAGAGCTGCCGGTGATCATGATCGTCTTTCTGGCCCTGGCCGCGCGGCGCCTGGCAGCGCAGCAGGTGCTAACCCGGCGGCTCAACGCCATCGAGACGCTGGGTCAGACCACCGTGCTGTGCGTGGACAAGACGGGCACCTTGACGCAAAACCGCATGGCGGTGGCGGCACTGTGCATCGCTGGCGAGGAACTGGACGTGCGGGACCTGCCCGCAAAAGTAGCCAAAACAGGCGGCACGGCGCTGCCAGAGTCCTTCCACGAGCTACTCGAATACGCCGTGCTGGCCAGCGAGATCGAACCACACGACCCCATGGAGCAGGCCTTTCACCGCATGGCGGCGGACCACCTGGTGGGCACCGACCACCTGCACCCCGCATGGTCGCTGGCGCGCGAATACGAGCTGTCTCCCCAGCTGCTGGCCATGAGCCACCTGTGGCGCGACGGCACCTCTGCGCACGACACCGTGGCCACCAAAGGCGCGCCCGAAGCCGTGGCTGACCTGTGTCACCTGCCCGAGGCCGAACGCGCCGCCGTGAGTGCCCAGGCGGCCCGCCTCGCCGACCGGGGTCTGCGCGTGCTCGGGGTGGCAAAGGCCCGGCACCGCGCACAAGACACCTGGCCTGACATCCAGCACGACTTTGAACTTGAATGGCTGGGCCTGGTAGCCCTGGCCGACCCGCTGCGCCCTGAGGTGCCCCAGGCCATTGCGCAATGCCGCCAGGCGGGCATCCGCGTGGTGATGATCACCGGCGACCACCCGCGCACCGCCCGCGCCATTGCGGCCCAGGCCGGCATCGCGCACGACAGCGTGGTCACTGGCGATGAATTGGCGGGTCTGCCCCCCGAGGTGCTGGCCGACAAGGTCCGGCAGGTCAGCGTATTTGCCCGTATCAAGCCGCACCAGAAACTGGCGCTGGTCGAGGCCCTCAAGGCCCAGGGCGAGGTGGTGGCCATGACGGGCGACGGCGTGAACGACGCCCCCGCCCTCAAGGCCGCCCACATCGGCATCGCCATGGGGCAGCGCGGCACCGACGTGGCCCGCGAAGCGGCGGCGCTGGTATTGCTGCACGACGATTTTGCGGCCATCGTGCAGGCCATCCACCGGGGGCGGCAGACCTTTGCCAACCTGCGCCAGGCCATGGTCTACACGCTGGCTGTGCACATCCCCATCGTGGGCCTGGCGGTGATGCCAGTGCTGTTCGGGCTGCCACTCGTACTGGCGCCCTTGCACATCGCGTTTCTGGAGCTGGTCATCGACCCGGCCTGCTCCATCGTCTTCGAGGCAGAGGAAGGCGCCCGCAACCTCATGGACCAGCCTCCACGCAAGATGGATGAGCCACTGCTCTCGCGCCGCCACATCCTCCTGAGCCTGGTGCAGGGCAGCGCGGTCACCATCGCCGTTGTAGGCCTGTATGCCTGGCTGTTGGGCAACGCCGCGCACGCGGGTGTTGCCAGCACTGCAGCCTTTGTGGTGCTGGTGACTGCCAACGCAGCACTCATACTGCCCAGCCGCAGCAACCAAACGCGCTGGCGCAGCCTGGGGACGGGCCTCACTCCCGTCAGCCTGTGGGTGCTGGGCGGAACGCTAGCCGCGTTGACAGCCATCACCACCGTACCGTGGCTGGCAGAACCGTTCAAATTTTCGCCCCTGTCACCCATGCAATGGCTTGCGGCGTCGGCCGCCGGGCTGGCCCTGATGGTGGTATTTATGGCAAACCAGCGGTGGTTCGTGACACTGCAGCGCCAGCGCAAACATATTGATATGGCACGCCATTGA
- a CDS encoding aldehyde dehydrogenase family protein has product MQLNFIANASVPSASGRTIAMIDPSDGQPFDEIQRSNADDIDAAVHAARQCYNAVWQKLAPVERGRLLQKLSAKILEHADELTALEQRDCGKPTKQARADAMALARYFEFYAGACDKFHGETIPYPDGYSVLTWREPHGVTGHVIPWNYPMQIFGRSVGGALAAGNVCVVKPAEDACLSLIRVAQLAAEVGFPAGALNIVTGYGHEVGDALARHPGIDHISFTGSPKIGTLIQQVAAERHCPVTLELGGKSPQIIFADADLDAAIPVVINAIVQNAGQTCSAGSRVLIDSLIYEPLLERLGKAFEKLRVGPAAMDLDVGPLIRQTQQQRVWDFLSDAQVAGIPMVAQGVVVDEAPEGGYYQAPTLLRDVPVNHRLAQEEVFGPVLSAMAFQDEDHAVELANATQFGLVAGIWTRDGARQFRMAKRVHSGQVFINNYGAAGGVELPFGGVKSSGYGREKGFEALYGFTTLKTVAIKYG; this is encoded by the coding sequence ATGCAACTGAACTTCATCGCCAACGCCTCGGTTCCGTCCGCCTCGGGCCGCACGATCGCCATGATCGACCCGTCCGACGGCCAGCCCTTCGACGAGATCCAGCGCAGCAACGCCGACGACATCGACGCGGCGGTGCATGCAGCACGCCAGTGCTACAACGCGGTGTGGCAAAAGCTGGCCCCGGTGGAGCGCGGCCGGCTGCTGCAAAAGCTCTCCGCCAAGATCCTGGAGCATGCCGACGAGCTGACGGCGCTGGAGCAGCGCGACTGTGGCAAGCCCACCAAGCAGGCGCGCGCTGATGCGATGGCGCTGGCGCGCTATTTCGAGTTCTACGCCGGTGCGTGCGACAAGTTCCACGGCGAGACCATCCCCTACCCCGACGGCTACAGCGTGCTGACCTGGCGCGAGCCCCATGGCGTCACGGGCCACGTCATCCCCTGGAACTACCCCATGCAGATCTTTGGCCGCAGCGTGGGCGGCGCGCTGGCGGCGGGCAATGTGTGCGTGGTCAAGCCTGCCGAAGACGCCTGCCTCTCACTGATCCGCGTGGCGCAGCTGGCGGCCGAGGTGGGCTTTCCGGCAGGTGCGCTCAACATCGTCACCGGCTACGGCCATGAAGTGGGCGACGCGCTGGCGCGCCACCCCGGCATCGACCACATCAGCTTCACCGGCAGCCCCAAGATCGGCACGCTGATCCAGCAGGTAGCTGCCGAGCGCCACTGCCCCGTGACGCTGGAGTTGGGCGGCAAAAGCCCGCAAATCATCTTTGCGGACGCCGACCTGGATGCCGCCATCCCCGTGGTCATCAACGCCATCGTGCAGAACGCCGGGCAGACCTGCTCGGCCGGCTCGCGCGTGCTGATCGACTCGCTGATTTATGAACCGCTGCTGGAGCGCCTGGGCAAAGCGTTTGAAAAGCTGCGCGTGGGCCCCGCTGCCATGGACCTGGATGTGGGCCCGCTGATCCGCCAGACGCAGCAGCAGCGCGTGTGGGACTTTTTGTCGGACGCGCAGGTCGCAGGCATCCCCATGGTAGCCCAAGGCGTGGTGGTGGACGAAGCCCCCGAAGGCGGCTACTACCAGGCCCCCACCTTGCTGCGCGACGTGCCGGTGAACCACCGCCTGGCTCAGGAAGAAGTGTTTGGGCCCGTGCTTAGCGCCATGGCCTTTCAGGACGAGGACCACGCGGTGGAGCTGGCCAACGCCACGCAATTCGGCCTGGTGGCCGGCATCTGGACGCGCGATGGCGCCCGCCAGTTCCGCATGGCCAAACGCGTGCACAGCGGGCAGGTGTTCATCAACAACTACGGCGCGGCGGGTGGTGTGGAACTGCCGTTTGGCGGCGTCAAGTCCAGCGGCTACGGGCGCGAGAAGGGCTTTGAGGCGCTGTACGGCTTCACGACCCTGAAGACGGTCGCCATCAAATACGGTTGA
- a CDS encoding DUF2889 domain-containing protein, giving the protein MPLSPPAPRTLKHVRRVNYQGFERDDGLWDIEGELHDSKAYDAPSHRDTARTRRAGEPIHHMWLRVTVNRQLVVQAIDVAMDSHPLKGCTEAQAALQLMVGCSMARGWRQAIQKHLGGVASCTHLRELLFNLATAAFQSVPAVFSSANPDEPPRHLGQCTGWDFNGQGVKEFFPQFYGRAPQAAKVAEQAAATKIE; this is encoded by the coding sequence ATGCCCCTGAGCCCCCCCGCACCCCGCACCCTCAAGCACGTCCGCCGGGTGAACTACCAGGGCTTTGAACGCGACGATGGCCTGTGGGACATCGAAGGCGAGCTGCACGACAGCAAGGCCTACGACGCGCCCTCGCACCGCGACACGGCCCGCACGCGCCGGGCGGGCGAGCCCATCCACCACATGTGGCTGCGCGTCACGGTCAACCGCCAACTGGTGGTACAGGCCATTGACGTGGCCATGGATTCTCATCCGCTCAAGGGCTGCACCGAGGCCCAGGCCGCACTGCAGCTGATGGTGGGCTGCAGCATGGCGCGCGGCTGGCGCCAGGCCATCCAGAAGCATCTGGGCGGCGTGGCCAGCTGCACCCACCTGCGCGAGCTGCTGTTCAACCTGGCCACAGCGGCTTTCCAGTCAGTCCCTGCGGTGTTTTCGTCCGCAAACCCGGATGAGCCGCCGCGCCATCTGGGTCAGTGCACGGGGTGGGACTTCAACGGCCAAGGCGTGAAAGAGTTTTTCCCCCAGTTCTACGGCCGTGCGCCACAAGCCGCCAAGGTTGCGGAGCAAGCCGCAGCCACAAAAATTGAGTGA
- a CDS encoding SDR family oxidoreductase, with product MRAQNKSIIVTGAGNGIGEGIAKRLAAEGGKVIVNDINEAGGQRVVAEITAAGGTAAFFKADVTKSAEVKALVDEAVRLYGQLDVVVNNAGWTHRNRPMLEVSEDEFDKVYAINMKSIYLSAIHAVPALRKAGGGSIINIASTAGLRPRPGLTWYNGSKGAVIITSKSMAAELGPENIRVNCINPVFNPDTGLAAEFAGGPVDETRRAKFLATIPLGRFSTALDVANAALYLASDEASFINGVCIEVDGGRCV from the coding sequence ATGCGTGCACAGAACAAATCCATCATCGTCACTGGCGCTGGCAACGGCATTGGCGAAGGCATTGCCAAACGCCTGGCCGCTGAGGGCGGCAAGGTCATCGTCAACGACATCAACGAGGCCGGTGGCCAGCGTGTGGTGGCCGAGATCACGGCAGCCGGCGGCACAGCCGCCTTCTTCAAGGCCGACGTGACGAAGTCCGCCGAGGTCAAGGCCCTGGTCGATGAAGCCGTGCGCCTGTACGGCCAGCTCGACGTGGTGGTGAACAACGCGGGCTGGACACACCGCAACCGCCCGATGCTGGAAGTGAGCGAGGACGAATTCGACAAGGTCTATGCCATCAACATGAAGAGCATCTACCTGTCGGCCATCCACGCCGTGCCCGCGCTGCGCAAGGCGGGTGGCGGCAGCATCATCAACATCGCGTCCACCGCCGGGCTGCGTCCCCGCCCGGGGCTGACCTGGTACAACGGCTCCAAGGGCGCCGTCATCATCACCAGCAAGTCCATGGCCGCCGAACTGGGCCCCGAAAATATCCGCGTGAACTGCATCAACCCCGTGTTCAACCCCGACACGGGCCTGGCCGCCGAGTTTGCGGGTGGCCCGGTGGATGAAACGCGCCGCGCCAAGTTCCTGGCCACCATCCCGCTGGGCCGCTTCTCCACGGCACTCGACGTGGCCAACGCGGCGCTGTACCTCGCCAGCGACGAAGCTTCATTCATCAACGGCGTGTGCATTGAAGTGGACGGCGGCCGCTGCGTGTAA
- a CDS encoding thioredoxin family protein encodes MDIKVLGTGCANCKNTIALIDQVSKSHGVSITLQKVEDLRDIMGYGIMSTPGVVIDGKVVHAGGVPSRDTVEQWFVAAGAA; translated from the coding sequence ATGGACATCAAGGTACTGGGCACTGGTTGTGCCAATTGCAAGAACACGATAGCGCTGATCGACCAGGTTTCCAAAAGCCATGGTGTCAGTATCACGCTGCAAAAGGTCGAAGACCTGCGCGACATCATGGGCTACGGAATCATGAGCACGCCAGGGGTGGTCATTGATGGCAAGGTGGTGCATGCTGGCGGCGTGCCCAGCCGTGACACGGTGGAGCAATGGTTTGTTGCTGCCGGTGCTGCTTGA
- a CDS encoding permease, producing the protein MNKLSTPIKPWPLRRPSAFLALAAVAWLALYQLLIPASEVLVASLPVDRASHLGGALQFFFYDTPKVLMLLTGVVFVMGMINSYFTPERTRALLAGRTEGVANVMAASLGVVTPFCSCSAVPLFIGFVQAGVPLGVTFSFLISAPMVNEVALTLLFGLFGWKVALLYLGLGLCVAIVAGWVIGRLKMEAYLEDWVRDMPRTSAAFEASGMALADRVQGGFNAVRDIVGKVWPYILAGIALGALIHGYVPEDFMASFMGKDAWWSVPLAVVMGVPMYTNAAGVIPIVQALLAKGAALGTVLAFMMSVIALSLPEMIILRKVLKVRLIATFVAVVASGILLVGYVFNTVL; encoded by the coding sequence ATGAACAAGCTGTCTACACCCATTAAGCCTTGGCCACTGCGCCGCCCGAGCGCCTTTTTGGCCCTGGCTGCGGTGGCGTGGCTCGCGCTCTACCAGTTGCTGATCCCGGCATCTGAAGTGTTGGTGGCCTCTTTGCCGGTGGATCGCGCCAGCCACCTGGGCGGCGCATTGCAGTTTTTCTTCTACGACACCCCCAAGGTGTTGATGTTGCTGACGGGTGTGGTGTTCGTCATGGGGATGATCAACAGCTACTTCACCCCGGAGCGCACGCGCGCATTGCTGGCAGGCCGTACCGAGGGCGTGGCCAACGTCATGGCCGCCAGCCTGGGGGTGGTCACGCCGTTTTGTTCCTGCTCTGCGGTTCCGCTCTTTATTGGATTCGTGCAGGCAGGGGTGCCGCTGGGAGTGACGTTCTCGTTCCTGATCTCGGCGCCCATGGTGAACGAGGTCGCGCTCACCTTGCTTTTTGGCCTGTTTGGCTGGAAGGTGGCTTTGCTGTACCTGGGGCTGGGGTTGTGCGTGGCCATTGTTGCCGGTTGGGTCATAGGCCGCCTGAAGATGGAAGCCTACCTGGAGGACTGGGTGCGCGACATGCCCCGCACATCGGCTGCCTTCGAAGCGTCTGGCATGGCGCTGGCTGACCGCGTTCAGGGTGGCTTCAACGCCGTGCGCGACATTGTGGGCAAGGTCTGGCCGTACATCCTTGCGGGCATTGCGCTGGGCGCACTCATCCATGGTTATGTACCAGAGGACTTCATGGCCAGCTTCATGGGCAAGGATGCCTGGTGGTCGGTACCGCTGGCGGTGGTGATGGGCGTGCCGATGTACACCAATGCTGCGGGAGTGATTCCTATCGTTCAGGCGCTGCTGGCCAAGGGCGCTGCATTGGGCACGGTGCTGGCTTTCATGATGAGCGTGATTGCCTTGTCGTTGCCCGAGATGATCATCCTGCGCAAGGTGCTGAAAGTGCGTTTGATCGCGACCTTTGTAGCGGTGGTGGCCAGCGGAATTTTGCTGGTGGGATATGTGTTTAACACGGTGTTGTGA
- a CDS encoding sigma-70 family RNA polymerase sigma factor has translation MNCINRAWAAHGPELRHWARHRMSDSAEVDDLMQDLFLRALRQGERFCSVHNARAWLFEVARNMLADRLRVARTMVELPDDLVAFDEEFDSVDSLTACLPRVLSELQPEDREAIVLCDLQGMSQADFAEKAGLGLSAAKSRVQRARQRLKARMTQACQVTLDARGHVEDFVPRNPAK, from the coding sequence ATGAACTGCATCAACAGGGCGTGGGCCGCACATGGGCCCGAACTGCGCCATTGGGCGCGCCACCGGATGAGTGACTCCGCCGAAGTCGATGATCTGATGCAGGATCTGTTTCTGCGGGCATTGCGCCAGGGCGAGCGGTTTTGCTCGGTGCACAACGCGCGTGCCTGGCTGTTTGAGGTGGCGCGCAACATGCTGGCCGATCGTCTGCGGGTTGCGCGCACCATGGTGGAGCTCCCCGACGATCTGGTGGCTTTCGACGAGGAATTCGACAGCGTGGACAGCCTCACCGCGTGCCTTCCACGTGTGCTTTCCGAACTCCAGCCCGAAGACCGCGAAGCCATCGTCCTCTGCGATTTGCAGGGAATGAGCCAGGCGGACTTTGCGGAAAAGGCCGGGTTGGGGCTGAGCGCCGCCAAGTCCAGGGTGCAGCGTGCGCGGCAGCGCCTGAAGGCGCGGATGACCCAGGCCTGCCAGGTGACCCTCGATGCGCGCGGGCATGTCGAAGATTTCGTACCCAGGAATCCCGCCAAATAG
- a CDS encoding type IV pili methyl-accepting chemotaxis transducer N-terminal domain-containing protein, with protein MSVREFSAAVMPCQRRVVVQWMAAGVLLPTWSGAAQAQISLSGAINYAGWFRALSQRMAKAYCQQYLQVLPAAAVDVMGQARKRALSGSAELAKGLQSGQWPAEVGRQLDEVQKQFALINQLTTAPATRTAMVVAASDQADRTLLIAQAVTDNIEKMAQVPSARLVGLAGRQRMLSQRLAKNYFLSAAKVESKLVQAQLASDAADFRQALLTLKAAPVSTPAIRNELELADSQWLFFDAALRRPADAAGLGAVATTSERLLDVMDKLTGLYDAALREVLG; from the coding sequence ATGTCTGTTCGTGAATTTTCAGCCGCTGTCATGCCATGCCAACGCCGGGTGGTGGTGCAGTGGATGGCGGCGGGCGTTCTGTTGCCCACCTGGTCCGGGGCTGCGCAGGCACAGATCAGCCTGTCCGGGGCCATCAACTATGCCGGCTGGTTTCGTGCCTTGTCGCAGCGCATGGCAAAAGCCTATTGTCAGCAATACCTGCAGGTGTTGCCTGCGGCCGCCGTGGATGTGATGGGCCAGGCCCGCAAGCGGGCCTTGTCGGGCTCGGCGGAGCTGGCCAAGGGACTGCAGTCGGGCCAGTGGCCCGCCGAGGTGGGGCGCCAGCTGGACGAGGTGCAAAAGCAGTTTGCGCTGATTAACCAGCTCACGACGGCCCCGGCCACGCGCACGGCGATGGTGGTGGCCGCGTCCGATCAGGCGGACCGTACGCTGCTCATCGCCCAGGCCGTGACCGACAACATCGAGAAGATGGCACAGGTACCCAGCGCACGCCTGGTGGGCCTGGCGGGCCGCCAGCGCATGCTCTCGCAGCGGTTGGCCAAAAACTACTTTCTGAGCGCGGCCAAGGTGGAGTCCAAGCTGGTGCAGGCGCAGCTCGCTTCTGACGCCGCAGATTTTCGCCAGGCGCTGCTCACACTGAAAGCTGCCCCGGTCTCTACCCCCGCCATTCGCAACGAACTCGAACTGGCCGACTCGCAATGGCTGTTTTTTGACGCCGCGTTGCGCCGCCCGGCCGATGCCGCAGGCCTGGGCGCGGTGGCGACCACCAGCGAACGCCTGCTGGATGTGATGGACAAGCTCACGGGCTTGTATGACGCGGCCCTGCGCGAGGTGTTGGGCTGA